The Parvibaculum sp. DNA segment CCTGCATCCTGGTCGATGCCCGCCGCGAAGGCTTCACGCGCCGCCCTGCTTACGATCTCATCGGCGGCCACGCGATCGGCGCGGGCGGCTTCGCGCTCGAAAACTATCTGGCGCCGGAGGAAGACCTGATCGCCCCGCCCGGCGAAGCCTTCAAGCTGGCGATGAAAGGCGTCAACGGCGCCCGCGTCTATGTCGCCGCGATGTGCGCCGGGTTGCTGGCCGACGCGCTGGAAAAGGCGCTTGGCTATGGCACGGCGCGCGAGACATTCGGCCGGAAGCTTCTCGACCATCAGGGGCTCAACTGGTCGCTCGGCGACGTCGCCAACGATCTCGAAGCGCTGCGCGGGTTGACGCTCGCCGCCGGCCGCCTGATCGACCGGGGCGAGGATGCCGTAATGGCGGCGGCGCATGCCAAGAAATTTGCCGGCCGCGTCACGCTCGCCCGCATCGCCGACTGCATCCAGGCGATGGGCGCCGCAGGCCTGCGCGAGGAGCACGGCCTCGGCCGCCACCTCGCTTGCGCGAAGATCGCCGCCTATACCGATGGCAGCACCGAAATGATGAACGAGCGCATCGGCGCGGGACTCATCAAGACCTATGGGCTGACGGGCTAGCGCCCTTCCGCTTCAAGCCGCGCCGCGAACGCGCGCACTTCGTCGATGACGATTTGCGGAAATTCCATCGGCAGGAAATGCGTCGCGCCCGGCACCATCGCGATATGCGCCTTGCGGTCGCGGGCGCGCAGGAGCGTCGGAAAAGGCGCCCGGCAGGTCGAGCCGTGCTCGGCATAGAGAAGCGCCAGCGGTACATAGAGTTTCGCCACCGCGCGGTTCATGTTGTGACCATGGGCCCGGAAATTCGCG contains these protein-coding regions:
- a CDS encoding acyl-CoA dehydrogenase family protein, which translates into the protein MAGFLRDELKAEETAFLDRAAAFTAKTVAPQANEWERARRQPVEALREAAALGLLRLETPKEQGGLGHRYLVKLALCDEMSRADMAFTFSLVNTQNVAARLALSPTARHRDVHVPALMSGDIFGATALSEPGAGSDFSSIRTRAEKVDGGWRLNGEKAWITNGAIADLFITYVQTDPAAGWRGIACILVDARREGFTRRPAYDLIGGHAIGAGGFALENYLAPEEDLIAPPGEAFKLAMKGVNGARVYVAAMCAGLLADALEKALGYGTARETFGRKLLDHQGLNWSLGDVANDLEALRGLTLAAGRLIDRGEDAVMAAAHAKKFAGRVTLARIADCIQAMGAAGLREEHGLGRHLACAKIAAYTDGSTEMMNERIGAGLIKTYGLTG